The Streptomyces durmitorensis genome contains the following window.
TGGCCCGCGAGGCGGACCTGCCGACGACCGCGAGCACGTACTACTTCGAGAGCATCGACGCCTTGCTGACCGCGGCGCTCACGTCCTGCATGTACGAGGACGCCGAGCGCCTGCGGTGGCTGATCGAGGCACCCGGCGACGGCACCGACAAGCGCGGCGCACTCGCCCGCCTGATGGCCGACCTGCTCACGGCCCCCGGGCGGCTGCTCGCGGAGTTCGAGCTGTGCCTGCTCGCCTCGCGCAGGCCCGATCTGCGCGGGCCGACACGGCACTGGGCGGACACCCTGAGCGCCTTCGCCCGGCTCTTCACCGACGACCCGTTGCGCGTCAGGCTCTTCGCCAACGCCTACGACGGCATGCTTCTGCAAGCGCTCCTCGCGGACGCGCCCGTCACGGCCGACGAGTTCGAGGCCATGCTGCGCGAACTGCTCCCCGGGGACGCCGGGGCGGCGGCCTGAGCCCGGACCCCGCGCGCTAGCCCAGGCTCCGCAGTACCTCGCGGCAGGCAGTGGCCGCGCGGTCGGTGGCCTCGGAGCACAGGCGGCAGTGCTCGTGCTGCGGCGCGTGCTGGGCGCACAGCTCATG
Protein-coding sequences here:
- a CDS encoding TetR/AcrR family transcriptional regulator; protein product: MEATLRVIARDGASGVTHRKVAREADLPTTASTYYFESIDALLTAALTSCMYEDAERLRWLIEAPGDGTDKRGALARLMADLLTAPGRLLAEFELCLLASRRPDLRGPTRHWADTLSAFARLFTDDPLRVRLFANAYDGMLLQALLADAPVTADEFEAMLRELLPGDAGAAA